In Lycium barbarum isolate Lr01 chromosome 9, ASM1917538v2, whole genome shotgun sequence, the DNA window aagaatggttTTTAGAAATCGGATATGCATGTATATATGCTACCTATAAATGCAATAAAACtctatcattttttttatattatgacATGTTCCGAAAGGCATTTAGCTTCTCCATTCTGACGCTGTATCCAAACGATGTCTTTGCATAGTCTATTCCTCTGATGATGCTTCTTCGTATTCAAGCCAAGTGCTGCGATGTCTTTGACGATGAGACCGATCCTAATCGATAGTTACACTACAAATAAAAGGTTTCCTAAGGGTATGACCGAACCTTTTTAGGTTGCCTACATATCCCAAATAGGAATCAGGTTTGTACGTAGTTCGGGGgtataaatgaaaagaaaatgatatGTAATGTGACCGAGCCTGActcaggctgcctacgtatccaaatggAATcaagtcataacgtagttcaattATAATAAAAGGGTAAAATAATGCAATGACCGAGCCTGACtcagactgcctacgtatccaatcggaatcaggtcataacgtagttcaattACAATGAAAAGGAAgattaataaagggaccgaatccgatggggattgcctacgtatcccaccaagggaaatTAGGTCGAATCGTAGTTCCAGTTACATAAAGATAATGTttttttagggttttctattacaAGAGACCGGACCCggtgtgggttgcctacgtatcccaccgtgggaagtcaggtcagcgtagttctgttacaaTAGAAATGCAAATTACAAcgaaaaagaaaaaatctagcTTGGATGTCTTCAGATGTAGTACTTCTTGATTGAGTCTGAGTTGATGGGCTTCGTGCTCACTTTACCATCCATCTGCCAAAATAAATACTCCTCCTGAAAGCACTCAATGAACCACGTATGGACCTTGCCAATTTGGCGCGAATTTTCCTTTAGCTTAATCCTGATGATGGAATATTAGCTTTAAGACCAACTGCTCTGGTTCGAATTTCCTAGGCCTTACTCTCTTGTTAAATGCCTTGGACATCCTGTTCTGATAAAGCTGACCATGACAGACAGCGTCCATCCTTTtctcatcaatgagcatcaactgTTCGTGTCTACTACGTATCCATTCTGCACCGTCCAAACCAACATCTTGGATAATCCTTAGAGACGGTATCTCTACTTCTGCGGGTATCACAACTTCTGAACCATAGACCAACATATAAGGAGTTGCTCCTGTGGATGTTCTAGCAGTGGTACAGTAACTAAGCAAAGCATATGGCAACTTTTCATGCCACTGCCTGTGACTGTCTGTTATCTTCCTCAAgatcttcttgatgttcttattcgCCGCCTcgactgctccattcatctgtggtcgATAAGTTGTGGAATTTTGGTGGGCAATCCTAAACTTTTCACAAGTCTCTCTCATAAGATCGCTGTTGAGATTGGCTGCATTATCTGTGATAATTGACTCTGGAATCCCAAATCGGCAAactattgtcacaccccattttgaGTTGGGTTGGATTTAGgatatgacgtattggtgattcctatttattttatttgaggagtcgccacctaattaatttaacggtgaattaggacacctagatgctaactaaggcaaagttaaaactaaaccttaattaatagtctgcttaaccagtgtgattctaggtaagagctctatattatcctaaagggaaggggttaggcatccttcagaatccgttaacttacggttatccgaccaaacttaggttaattaatccagATTGAATATAGtatttgaattttaagaaaataatttgctTGTATTACTAAGGTTCcagagaaaaatataataatgtcatTTGAACTAATTTATAAAGAAGTATAATAATTTCACAAAGGGAATGCTTTTAAAATGAGACCggtaatttgcataaaaggaaatttcaaaaTATTGTTTAaagaataaacttataaatgCTGCTTAagattttgaaaaatataataatgctaattaagtaatacttataaatgttgtcaATGCTCTGAATAAGAAGGTTATTTAAACAAAACCAATACTTTACATAAAAGAAAATCTTAGAATGCTAttcgaaataaaatttatgaTAATTATTAACAACCTTAaaaggaagtagcataataaaaCGAGATTTATAAAAAATAGAATAATTGAACATATAAATAAAGAAGACGCGAATGTATTGTAATGTTTAATAAACATTTAAACGAACCAAGCCATGAAGTGTTTAATTGATTTTTTAAAGTTTTGAGAATAGACATGCCTTTCAGTTTTAAGAATATGTCCGAATCTGTTTGTATATTAATGACGCTTTAAAACTAAGACAATACGAAGACGACTACTTTAAttaaaaatatgaattttatactGTCAATTATTCTATAAATGGCTATTATGGGTGTTGTAAATAActcttaaataaaataaaaaaagggggaaaacatgaaatttatggaattaattattagtccttgttaaattaactacccattactacaATTAAATCTACTAATTCACTAAGATTTATCTAAGTTAATAAGACAGGGTTAGTTgtacaagataaaaaaaaatacacaacaaGGAAATAAGGGAGAGGGGTAAGGAAAAGAtagaatggatctggcccatctAAGGCCCAACTGCTGGAACAagattgggcttaggcccaatgaATTTTCTTTATATGGCTGCCACGGACAGAGCTGGACACGAGAGGAAccttgttgggcttttagcccaacaccggatgcaAAAGGagatgagtccctcggactcgtatgcgagggtcatgcaaaaatgaaaagaaaagaagtcAGAACCAAAGAGATATTTCAGAGGCTACCCTAAGGACATATCAAAACAGATATAACAAAGCAAACGTACTGGATAACTATGGTTATGATCAGAAGGATTTCTCAGATGTTTTATCATAGTTCAAGTATATAATCAGCGATCCAAGCATACTCCATTAACATGCAAACTTAATTCTGAATCAAGCATGATTATATAAAGTAATCCATCATATAGAGAACTGAAACAGATGCACTAAATTAAGGGACATCGATATCATTTGATATCCTCTGGAAAGATTTAGCAGCACCATATTGAAGACCGAGATTATTTCTAATCTATAACTATTTCACAACTTGCAGCATGGACATGACTAGGTAAAACAGATGCAAAACTAAGAAGATAAATACATAGACAGTTCCAGGCATATGCAAGTGAATTATCAAGAGGTAAGGACATTTTTTCAACTGCAGGGACTGCTTCATTACCCTTGATTCGACACAATTCATATTTATATAACATGCTTTTAAGTCGACAGTTCCCATATTGAACTTAAAACATGTTTTCGATTCTGAACCCCAGCTTCAATTTGAAATACTCAAACAAGGGTGCTTTAATAAAATATCCATCTTGGCCTTGTAAGCAAATCTTGCAAATGCATTTGAGC includes these proteins:
- the LOC132612023 gene encoding uncharacterized protein LOC132612023, yielding MNGAVEAANKNIKKILRKITDSHRQWHEKLPYALLSYCTTARTSTGATPYMLVYGSEVVIPAEVEIPSLRIIQDVGLDGAEWIRSRHEQLMLIDEKRMDAVCHGQLYQNRMSKAFNKRVRPRKFEPEQLVLKLIFHHQD